A genomic segment from Polyangium mundeleinium encodes:
- a CDS encoding ABC transporter permease codes for MLWATLVMSVREVRKNALRSFLTMLGIMIGVGAVIAMVTIGEGATQKVRSDVGALGENMLVVSPGAARRGPERTAGNPFQKEDVEAIEREVTGIKALSPTAQSNTTVVVGNQNWPTSVTGVDDGYFEVRGYKVELGRSFSEVEAASGTPVCIIGKTVRDNLFGGAMPMGQRIRVKQVSCLVVGVLASKGQAAMGGDQDDVVLMPLRAFQRRIAGNNNISSVYLQVESAEMTSSVQAQVEDLLRERRRIQPGGVDDFNVRNMQEIADTMSSVTASMTGLLGGIAAVSLLVGGIGIMNIMLVSVTERTREVGTRLAIGALASEVLLQFLVEAVVLALLGGILGILFGLSLSYAATQSLSLPFVISPGTVAGAFAFSAAVGVIFGYLPARKAARLNPIEALRHE; via the coding sequence ATGCTCTGGGCGACCTTGGTCATGTCGGTGCGCGAGGTGCGGAAAAACGCGCTTCGTTCGTTCTTGACGATGCTGGGCATCATGATCGGCGTCGGCGCGGTCATCGCCATGGTGACGATCGGCGAGGGCGCGACGCAGAAGGTGCGCAGCGACGTCGGCGCGCTCGGCGAGAACATGCTCGTCGTCTCGCCCGGCGCGGCGCGGCGCGGGCCGGAGCGCACGGCGGGCAATCCCTTTCAAAAGGAAGACGTCGAGGCGATCGAGCGCGAGGTGACCGGGATCAAGGCCCTGTCCCCGACAGCGCAGTCGAATACCACGGTGGTCGTCGGCAACCAGAACTGGCCGACGAGCGTGACCGGCGTCGACGATGGGTATTTCGAGGTTCGCGGCTACAAGGTCGAGCTCGGGCGGAGCTTCTCCGAGGTCGAGGCCGCCTCGGGCACCCCGGTGTGCATCATCGGAAAGACGGTCCGGGACAACCTGTTTGGCGGGGCGATGCCCATGGGCCAGCGCATCCGCGTGAAGCAGGTGTCCTGCCTCGTCGTGGGCGTGCTCGCGTCGAAGGGGCAGGCGGCGATGGGCGGCGATCAGGACGACGTCGTGCTCATGCCGCTCCGCGCGTTCCAGCGGCGCATCGCGGGCAACAACAACATCAGCTCGGTGTATCTGCAGGTGGAGAGCGCGGAGATGACGAGCTCGGTGCAGGCGCAGGTCGAGGACCTCCTGCGCGAGCGGAGGCGCATCCAGCCCGGCGGCGTCGACGATTTCAACGTGCGCAACATGCAGGAGATCGCCGATACGATGAGCAGCGTCACGGCGTCGATGACGGGCCTCCTTGGCGGCATCGCGGCCGTGAGCCTGCTCGTCGGCGGCATCGGCATCATGAACATCATGCTGGTGAGCGTCACCGAGCGGACGCGCGAGGTCGGGACGCGGCTCGCGATCGGGGCGCTCGCGAGCGAGGTGCTCCTGCAGTTCCTCGTGGAGGCGGTGGTGCTCGCGCTCCTCGGCGGGATCCTCGGGATCCTCTTCGGGCTCTCGCTCTCGTACGCGGCGACGCAGAGCCTCTCGCTCCCGTTCGTCATCTCGCCGGGCACGGTGGCCGGGGCCTTCGCGTTCTCCGCGGCCGTCGGCGTCATCTTCGGCTATCTGCCGGCGCGCAAGGCGGCGCGCCTCAACCCCATCGAGGCATTGCGTCATGAATAG
- a CDS encoding TolC family protein, with translation MNRTSKWCVAVSSLALALSSADAFAQQTPPSAASRPASPVVHEITENDVIMLVLRHNPDVASAILSEKQAAVLVRAQEVRYPFVLTANGGYTHSASPALGRDGQVTVGERDVFSLNAALRKDFATGTVVSLSVQSSRSSTSNPVGELVTAGAAGVGYSMSTRLSLTQPILRGAGTRMGEAGLRAAELDRAAAHEGRERVASEVVRDALTAYWELWYASRSLGIEQAARDLAKTERDAADQRREKGALAAVDVLSYETRIATLGESVTSAELSELQRGLELAQILAVIDPNVRLRAAGSPDAPPVPTVAEVEKALTSLSPELKELEARVASAESRAQVAGDAYRPRLDVEGYVELRGLGNGSIAPAFAQIGTFGAVGGYVGFLFEAPLTTARESAEVENARINAQISKNQLESARSRIRILALRLVAQLESAEARRAAAMQTVAIAERQLEAERARFALGASTPLQVQQAEDTVRTSRLRVARATVDRTQALLSLEHAMGRIAARIGDGSTPPK, from the coding sequence ATGAATAGAACGTCGAAATGGTGCGTCGCGGTGTCTTCGCTCGCGCTCGCCCTCTCCTCCGCGGACGCGTTCGCCCAGCAGACGCCGCCGAGCGCGGCCAGCCGGCCGGCCTCGCCCGTGGTCCACGAGATCACGGAGAACGACGTCATCATGCTCGTGCTCCGGCACAACCCCGACGTCGCTTCGGCCATTCTATCGGAGAAACAAGCGGCGGTCTTGGTGCGGGCGCAGGAGGTGCGGTATCCGTTCGTGCTCACGGCGAACGGGGGATACACGCACAGCGCGTCGCCCGCGCTCGGGCGGGATGGCCAGGTCACGGTCGGCGAGCGTGACGTCTTCTCGCTGAACGCGGCGCTGCGGAAGGATTTCGCGACCGGCACGGTGGTGTCGCTCTCGGTCCAGAGCAGCCGCAGCTCGACGTCGAACCCCGTCGGCGAGCTCGTCACGGCGGGCGCGGCGGGCGTGGGGTATTCCATGTCGACGCGGCTCTCGCTCACGCAGCCCATCCTCCGCGGCGCGGGGACGCGGATGGGCGAGGCCGGGCTCCGGGCCGCGGAGCTCGATCGCGCTGCGGCGCACGAGGGGCGCGAGCGCGTGGCGAGCGAGGTCGTGCGCGACGCGCTCACCGCGTACTGGGAGCTCTGGTATGCGTCGCGCTCGCTCGGCATCGAGCAGGCCGCGCGGGATCTCGCGAAGACCGAGCGCGACGCGGCCGATCAGCGGCGCGAGAAGGGGGCGCTCGCGGCCGTCGACGTCCTCTCGTACGAGACCCGCATTGCGACGCTCGGCGAGTCGGTCACGTCGGCGGAGCTCTCGGAGCTCCAGCGCGGGCTCGAGCTCGCGCAGATCCTCGCCGTCATCGATCCGAACGTGCGCCTGCGCGCGGCCGGCAGCCCCGACGCCCCGCCGGTGCCGACCGTGGCGGAGGTGGAGAAGGCGCTCACCTCGCTCTCGCCGGAGCTGAAGGAGCTCGAGGCGCGCGTCGCCTCGGCCGAGTCACGCGCGCAGGTGGCGGGCGACGCGTATCGACCGCGGCTCGACGTGGAAGGGTACGTGGAGCTCCGCGGCCTCGGCAATGGCAGCATCGCGCCGGCGTTCGCGCAGATCGGGACGTTTGGCGCCGTCGGCGGGTACGTGGGGTTCCTCTTCGAGGCGCCGCTCACGACCGCGCGGGAATCGGCGGAGGTCGAGAATGCGCGCATCAACGCGCAGATCTCGAAGAACCAGCTCGAATCCGCGCGCAGCCGGATCCGCATCCTCGCGCTCCGCCTCGTCGCGCAGCTCGAATCCGCGGAGGCCCGGCGCGCGGCGGCGATGCAGACGGTGGCCATCGCCGAGAGGCAGCTCGAAGCCGAGCGCGCGCGTTTTGCGCTCGGCGCGTCGACGCCGCTCCAGGTGCAGCAAGCCGAGGACACGGTGCGCACCTCGCGCCTGCGCGTCGCGCGGGCGACGGTGGATCGCACCCAGGCCTTGCTCTCGCTGGAGCACGCGATGGGGCGCATCGCGGCGCGGATCGGCGACGGCTCCACGCCGCCGAAGTGA